The Algoriphagus sanaruensis genome window below encodes:
- a CDS encoding acyl-[acyl-carrier-protein] thioesterase → MRLPEDFQFEKSAEVGSFQVHPNGKIRLSSLADFLQEIAWKHADSADFGRNLMESKQMWALSRLEIQVSAWPSWGDQIQLFTGGRGAEKLFAFREFMVWEASQRVLARAMSSWLLLNMETKRIQRPESVLPGQLFDPKLAPTWQPEKLTCSGSEIHQLKLQVRYSDLDLYHHVNNTSYIRWVEDLLAEKQIFPDFISINYLAECHLGDELELVLYKNDSGFVVDGKVGAKQVFIAKVSGGTFH, encoded by the coding sequence ATGAGATTGCCAGAAGATTTTCAATTTGAAAAGTCAGCAGAAGTTGGATCATTTCAAGTTCATCCAAACGGGAAAATCCGTCTCAGTTCCCTAGCGGATTTTCTTCAGGAAATCGCCTGGAAGCATGCTGATTCCGCAGATTTTGGAAGAAATCTGATGGAGTCTAAGCAAATGTGGGCTCTTTCGCGCTTGGAAATTCAAGTAAGTGCATGGCCTTCATGGGGAGATCAAATCCAGTTGTTTACCGGTGGAAGGGGAGCGGAAAAATTATTCGCATTCCGGGAATTTATGGTTTGGGAAGCAAGTCAACGAGTTTTGGCTCGCGCTATGTCCTCTTGGCTTCTACTAAATATGGAAACCAAACGAATCCAAAGACCAGAATCCGTATTGCCAGGTCAGCTTTTTGATCCCAAACTAGCGCCCACTTGGCAACCTGAGAAGTTAACTTGTTCGGGCTCAGAGATTCATCAGCTCAAGCTTCAGGTAAGGTATTCTGATTTGGATCTTTACCATCATGTCAACAATACCAGCTATATCCGTTGGGTGGAGGATCTGCTCGCTGAGAAACAGATTTTTCCTGATTTTATCTCCATTAACTATTTGGCCGAATGTCATTTGGGTGACGAGTTGGAGCTAGTGTTGTATAAAAATGATTCAGGTTTTGTGGTTGATGGAAAGGTAGGTGCGAAACAGGTTTTTATAGCCAAGGTTTCTGGAGGTACTTTTCATTAG
- a CDS encoding c-type cytochrome, giving the protein MNQIMQPFIKLITLLVALLGLAVALVGVVGFVLFLSYSGVQLPSLQADSNSEQVQSLPEVPAVTALVDPAGMWSSPDWATLEAEANAEDIKYGKELIANTAAYLGPNGKVKAISNGMNCQNCHLQAGTAPLGNNYSAVAATYPKVRARSGQSEDIEKRINDCFERSLNGKALERDSKEMVAMVAYMNWLGKDVPKGESPKGSGIYEVPLLDRAADPAKGKLVYDAQCASCHQADGQGMPKQDGSGYIYPPLWGKNSYNHGAGLYRLSRFAGYVKANMPLGATFENPMLSDEEAWDVAAYVNSLERPAKDLSKDWPDISKKPMDHPFGPYTDGFSEEQHKFGPFKPIKEARAQSK; this is encoded by the coding sequence ATGAATCAGATTATGCAACCATTTATCAAGCTGATTACTCTTCTTGTGGCACTTTTAGGTCTTGCCGTTGCCTTGGTGGGAGTAGTTGGTTTTGTACTTTTCCTGTCTTATTCGGGCGTTCAATTGCCTTCTTTACAAGCGGATTCCAATTCTGAGCAAGTGCAATCCCTGCCAGAAGTTCCTGCAGTGACGGCCCTTGTTGATCCTGCCGGAATGTGGTCAAGTCCTGATTGGGCGACTTTGGAGGCGGAAGCCAATGCAGAAGATATCAAATATGGAAAAGAACTGATCGCTAATACTGCTGCTTACCTTGGGCCAAATGGAAAAGTAAAGGCGATTTCAAATGGAATGAATTGCCAAAATTGCCACTTGCAGGCTGGTACAGCGCCTTTGGGGAATAATTACAGTGCTGTAGCGGCTACCTATCCGAAAGTCAGAGCTCGATCTGGACAATCTGAGGATATTGAAAAGCGAATCAATGATTGTTTTGAGCGAAGTCTGAATGGTAAAGCCTTGGAGCGCGATTCAAAAGAAATGGTAGCTATGGTAGCTTACATGAACTGGCTTGGTAAAGATGTGCCCAAAGGGGAATCGCCCAAGGGATCAGGAATTTACGAAGTACCACTTTTGGATCGGGCTGCTGATCCAGCCAAGGGGAAATTGGTCTATGATGCCCAATGTGCGAGTTGCCACCAAGCGGATGGTCAAGGAATGCCAAAGCAAGATGGTTCAGGTTATATCTATCCGCCACTTTGGGGTAAAAACAGCTACAATCATGGGGCTGGACTTTATCGACTATCCCGATTTGCCGGATATGTCAAAGCCAATATGCCATTAGGAGCGACGTTTGAAAATCCGATGTTGAGTGACGAAGAGGCTTGGGATGTAGCTGCCTATGTGAACAGTCTGGAACGTCCTGCGAAAGATTTGTCCAAGGATTGGCCGGATATTTCTAAAAAGCCTATGGACCATCCATTTGGTCCGTATACCGATGGATTCTCAGAAGAGCAACACAAGTTTGGTCCTTTCAAACCCATCAAAGAGGCCCGCGCTCAAAGCAAATAA
- a CDS encoding fatty acid desaturase family protein — protein MSDFSIALRGRVNSYFKSTQQTKFGNREMVIKTLVMLSIYFVPVILVITGVADQTWQLFLCFILSGFGMAGIGMGIMHDAIHGTYSSNPLINKILGYTLNLVGANATVWRIQHNVLHHSFTNIHEGDDDINAPFFLRFSPNVKKNALHPYQHWYTWFFYGLSTLSWVTTKDFVRLNRYYKMGLLKGKNVYRNTALKIVAWKLVYYVFTLGFPILFSPFGVGEILLAFLALHFITGLSISLVFQTAHIMPDMAFPQMDEDGVVEGERMLHQLATTSNYSEKSRIFSWMIGGLNYQVEHHLFPDICHVHYRHIAPIVKATAEEFNIPYYSKPTFFHALKAHFNMLYHLGNAEMEPVKA, from the coding sequence TTGTCTGATTTCTCCATTGCCCTCAGGGGACGTGTCAATTCCTATTTCAAGTCAACTCAACAAACCAAATTTGGAAATCGCGAAATGGTCATCAAAACGTTGGTGATGCTTTCGATTTACTTTGTTCCGGTTATTCTAGTCATCACTGGCGTAGCAGATCAGACTTGGCAATTATTTCTATGCTTTATTTTGAGCGGTTTTGGAATGGCTGGAATCGGGATGGGAATCATGCATGATGCCATTCATGGAACCTATTCATCCAATCCTCTGATCAATAAAATCCTAGGATATACCCTTAATCTCGTCGGTGCCAATGCCACTGTTTGGAGAATCCAACACAATGTTTTGCATCACTCTTTTACCAATATCCATGAGGGAGATGATGATATCAATGCTCCTTTTTTCTTAAGGTTTTCACCGAATGTGAAGAAGAACGCACTTCATCCCTACCAACATTGGTACACTTGGTTTTTCTATGGTCTGTCCACCCTATCATGGGTAACTACCAAAGATTTTGTCCGCTTGAATCGCTATTATAAAATGGGATTATTGAAAGGGAAAAATGTATATAGAAATACAGCTCTCAAGATTGTCGCATGGAAATTAGTGTATTATGTGTTCACCCTTGGATTTCCAATCCTCTTCTCACCCTTTGGAGTTGGTGAAATATTACTTGCCTTTCTGGCACTTCATTTCATAACAGGATTAAGCATTTCTTTGGTTTTTCAGACAGCGCACATCATGCCAGATATGGCCTTTCCTCAAATGGATGAAGATGGAGTTGTGGAAGGTGAACGTATGCTTCATCAACTTGCCACCACCTCAAATTATTCAGAGAAAAGCAGAATATTTTCTTGGATGATTGGGGGCTTAAATTATCAAGTAGAACACCATTTGTTTCCGGATATTTGTCATGTTCATTACAGGCACATTGCACCGATAGTGAAAGCTACAGCGGAGGAATTTAATATCCCGTATTACTCAAAACCGACATTTTTTCATGCTTTGAAAGCCCATTTTAATATGCTTTACCACCTAGGTAATGCTGAAATGGAGCCTGTAAAAGCCTAA
- a CDS encoding DEAD/DEAH box helicase, which translates to MTFNKKNTKPSPSPSRGSGVDRRQVKRKLESSLDPRLFEKKAKPSGQEGFRTNKSFEDLSLSPKLLQNILNKGYQTLTTIQEQSILPLMDGRDMMAISKTGSGKTAAFLIPIIEHALKDPSNYSALIVTPTRELALQIEEEFKSLTQGLHLYSATFIGGTNINSDPQKLARKLQVIVGTPGRLLDLSDRKVLDLRKINTLVLDEFDRMLDMGFVLDVNKLVNRIGKREQTLLFSATLEPNQKKLIDGLLNNPIEVKVDSGSGTNENIEQTTIRVPEGQDKFDLLAELFLNPELEKVILFTETKRLADRLAKKLNQSGIKAGQIHGDKSQNFRNRMIEEFKVGDIRVLVATDVAARGIDVADVSHVINYQLPMTMDAYIHRIGRTGRAGKVGHAITFVN; encoded by the coding sequence ATGACATTCAATAAAAAAAATACAAAACCATCACCTTCTCCTTCTCGAGGAAGTGGGGTAGATAGAAGGCAGGTTAAGCGAAAGCTGGAATCTTCCTTGGACCCAAGGCTTTTTGAAAAGAAAGCCAAGCCTTCTGGTCAGGAGGGGTTCCGAACCAATAAGTCTTTTGAAGACCTTTCGCTTAGTCCTAAGTTGCTTCAAAATATCCTGAACAAAGGGTATCAAACCCTGACCACTATTCAGGAGCAATCTATCCTTCCTTTAATGGATGGAAGAGATATGATGGCAATTTCCAAGACAGGATCTGGGAAAACTGCCGCTTTCTTGATTCCTATTATCGAGCATGCCCTGAAGGATCCGAGCAATTATTCAGCATTGATTGTGACCCCTACTCGGGAGCTGGCACTTCAGATTGAAGAAGAATTTAAAAGTCTGACCCAAGGCCTTCATTTATATTCCGCAACCTTCATTGGAGGCACGAATATCAATTCTGACCCACAAAAGTTAGCCAGGAAGCTTCAAGTCATCGTAGGCACGCCAGGTCGTTTATTAGACTTGTCTGATCGTAAAGTTCTTGACTTGCGGAAAATCAATACGCTTGTCCTAGATGAATTTGACCGAATGCTGGATATGGGCTTCGTGCTAGATGTGAATAAGCTGGTCAATCGAATCGGAAAGCGGGAGCAGACTTTATTGTTCTCAGCCACCTTGGAGCCTAATCAGAAGAAGCTCATCGATGGCCTGTTAAACAATCCAATTGAGGTAAAAGTAGATTCCGGTTCCGGAACCAATGAAAATATCGAGCAAACGACCATTCGCGTACCTGAAGGACAGGATAAGTTTGACTTGCTCGCCGAGTTGTTTCTAAATCCCGAATTGGAAAAGGTGATTCTTTTCACCGAAACCAAGCGTTTGGCGGATCGACTGGCAAAAAAATTAAATCAGTCCGGAATCAAAGCTGGACAAATTCACGGAGATAAGTCTCAAAATTTTCGAAATCGCATGATTGAGGAGTTTAAAGTAGGAGATATCCGGGTGCTGGTGGCCACCGATGTAGCTGCCAGAGGAATCGATGTAGCTGATGTAAGTCATGTGATCAACTATCAGCTACCGATGACAATGGATGCCTATATCCATCGAATTGGCAGGACAGGTAGGGCCGGTAAAGTCGGTCATGCCATCACTTTTGTAAACTAA
- a CDS encoding cold-shock protein, with the protein MSKNQNTFIKKQKAELKRRKQKEKFEKKLERKSQPKDGSLDNMIAYVDEFGNISDSPPAPPVEKKSNSNQSNQNKVKTNQNFRNHE; encoded by the coding sequence ATGTCAAAAAACCAAAACACATTTATCAAAAAACAAAAGGCGGAACTCAAAAGGCGAAAGCAAAAAGAGAAATTCGAAAAGAAACTGGAGCGTAAATCCCAGCCCAAAGATGGAAGCTTGGATAATATGATCGCTTATGTAGATGAATTCGGAAATATCTCAGATTCTCCTCCAGCTCCACCAGTCGAGAAAAAATCAAATTCAAATCAATCCAATCAAAACAAAGTAAAAACCAATCAAAATTTCAGAAATCATGAATGA
- a CDS encoding cold-shock protein, protein MNEGTVKFFNTTKGFGFITPADQSEDVFVHHSGLVHEIRENDRVTYDKVQGKKGINAVNVKVVR, encoded by the coding sequence ATGAATGAAGGAACAGTAAAATTCTTTAACACAACCAAAGGTTTTGGATTTATCACACCAGCTGACCAAAGTGAAGACGTATTCGTACACCACTCTGGCTTGGTACACGAGATCCGTGAAAATGACCGTGTTACTTATGACAAAGTACAAGGTAAAAAAGGCATCAACGCTGTGAACGTTAAAGTAGTTAGATAA
- a CDS encoding 2-hydroxyacid dehydrogenase, whose product MKIAFFSTKSYDRESFLNHREGFNHEFSFFEVGLDHKTVALAEGHDVICSFVNDPVDEFILKKLAQFGIKLIALRCAGFNQVNLEAAAKHGIRVVRVPAYSPEAVAEHAFAILLTLIRKTHKAFNRVRENNFSLEGLTGLNIHGKTIGVIGTGAIGKAFCRIAKGFGAKILAHDLYPSEEMVALGVTYLPLQKVIEQSQIISLHCPLTPETRHLINSKTLSYMQKGVVLINTSRGALIDTKATIKALKTKKIGFLGIDVYEQEEHIFFKNLSEEILEDEQISRLMTFPNVLITGHQAFLTHEALAQIATTTLENITAFEKGEILQNEVKKV is encoded by the coding sequence ATGAAAATCGCCTTCTTTAGTACCAAGTCTTATGACCGAGAAAGTTTCCTAAATCATAGAGAGGGATTCAATCATGAATTTAGTTTTTTCGAAGTAGGACTAGATCACAAAACAGTCGCCTTAGCCGAAGGCCATGATGTCATCTGCTCATTTGTCAATGATCCAGTGGATGAATTTATCTTAAAAAAACTGGCTCAATTTGGAATCAAACTCATTGCCTTAAGATGTGCAGGTTTTAATCAGGTAAATTTAGAAGCCGCTGCAAAGCATGGAATCAGAGTAGTTAGAGTCCCTGCCTATAGTCCAGAAGCGGTCGCGGAGCATGCCTTCGCGATTTTACTAACCTTGATACGGAAAACCCACAAAGCATTTAACCGAGTACGGGAAAATAACTTTTCCTTAGAGGGACTTACTGGTCTCAATATCCATGGCAAAACCATCGGAGTGATAGGCACCGGAGCAATAGGAAAAGCATTCTGCCGAATTGCGAAAGGGTTTGGAGCAAAAATTCTGGCGCATGATTTATATCCCAGCGAAGAAATGGTCGCTCTTGGGGTCACCTATTTGCCACTACAGAAAGTTATTGAACAAAGCCAGATCATTTCTCTCCATTGTCCCCTCACTCCCGAAACACGTCATTTGATCAATTCGAAAACACTCAGCTATATGCAAAAAGGGGTGGTACTGATCAATACCAGCCGAGGAGCGCTAATTGATACCAAAGCGACCATCAAAGCACTCAAAACCAAGAAAATTGGATTTCTAGGTATCGATGTTTATGAGCAAGAGGAGCACATTTTCTTCAAAAACTTATCCGAAGAAATCTTGGAAGATGAGCAGATTTCGAGATTAATGACTTTCCCAAATGTATTGATCACAGGTCATCAAGCTTTTCTAACGCATGAGGCGCTAGCCCAAATTGCAACCACCACTTTAGAAAACATTACTGCCTTTGAAAAGGGGGAAATCCTCCAAAATGAGGTAAAAAAAGTATAA
- a CDS encoding Dabb family protein has translation MPDSLLRHVVLFGFKETSSPEDIQKVVDAFKALPSQISEIKGFEWGTNSSPEGLNQGLTHAFTLTFHSDADRDAYLPHPAHKEFGAILGPHLDKVTVLDYWTKP, from the coding sequence ATGCCAGATTCCTTATTAAGACACGTTGTATTGTTTGGGTTTAAAGAAACCTCCTCACCAGAAGATATTCAGAAAGTGGTGGATGCATTTAAAGCATTGCCTAGCCAGATTTCGGAAATCAAAGGGTTTGAATGGGGCACTAATTCCAGTCCAGAAGGCCTTAATCAAGGCCTGACTCATGCATTTACTTTGACTTTTCATTCGGACGCTGATCGGGATGCTTATCTGCCTCACCCAGCTCATAAAGAGTTTGGAGCGATTCTAGGGCCTCATTTGGATAAAGTTA